AGAATAATTTGATTTAACATCTTTAACTTTTACCGTACCAAGAGTTGTTTCTTTTATTCCGAGAATTTCACCCGTTACTGGATGTACGAGAGGCGCACCTTCTTTATAAATAGTATACGTATCACCTTCACGAACGCCATTATCATAGCCCAAATCAAAATAAACAACGTCTTCAGCTCTATCTACATTCAAAACTGTTCCTGTAAGAGGTGTTATTTCATTCATCTTTTCTAAAACTTTATTAGCTGCATTATGCGCTGCTCCACTTATTAAAACACGTTCATTAACAGAAACTCCTGGTGAATACATTTGACTATCTGTATCAGAAATAACATCAGAATACAATACTAAACCTGTTTTGTTATCAACAAAGTGCATTTCAAATGCTACTTTACCTTTATATCCTCTGTATAAAATATTATCAAACGGTATTACTTCGGCTGTAAGTACTTTTCCAACTAAAGTATAATCGGCGCCAGATAAATTACCTATTTCAATAGCTGATTTGCTATCTACGACACCAGAATTTTGTAATCCAAGTTCACGAAAAATTTGGTCTAATTGAGCACGTTCTACTACTTCATAATTTTTATTTTGTACAAGTCCGCTAAATATATTAGATTCTAAATTACTACAAGCTAAAGTACCATAACGAGATTTAGCTCCATTAGCAAAAGTTCCTATTGCCACTTTTTTTACTGCTGCTTCAGTAGTTATAAATGTTCCCATTAAAATAAAAACAAATACAAAAATACTTGTTAACCGTAAAATAAATTTCTGTTTCATATGTAATCCTCCCAAAATAAATAAAAAATAAAATTATTATGTTATAGTAATTAAGTCAGCCTAAAACAACTGGCTTAATTACTATAATAGCCTATGTCATCCTTATAAAGTTGTCACATCATAAAAACTGTCTGCTTGATTATCAAAAAATCTCATATTATATGCCATATAAAAAGCCATTTCCGCCATTGCAACAATATCTGGTTCTGTTGTATTTAAATCCATATAATTAGAATTTTTGTATTTATAATGATAATCGCCATATAAATTAGTAAATACTACACTATGTGCATCAATATTATATTTAAATTCCCATGTATTCATTTTTCTATCCATCGGCTTAGAAACATCTGCACTAAATTCATTGACCTTTATTGTGTAATACGGTGGATTATAATTTGAAACTTTTAATGAAGTTTTATCCAAATAATAATCAACATGATTATCACTTACATTAGAATAATTATTGCAATAAATCTGCACATATTTTTCTGGATAATCAAGATCAAGGCCAGCACAATCAAAGCCCATATCATTTAACTCAGAACTTAATTTAG
The window above is part of the Megamonas hypermegale genome. Proteins encoded here:
- a CDS encoding CsgG/HfaB family protein, yielding MKQKFILRLTSIFVFVFILMGTFITTEAAVKKVAIGTFANGAKSRYGTLACSNLESNIFSGLVQNKNYEVVERAQLDQIFRELGLQNSGVVDSKSAIEIGNLSGADYTLVGKVLTAEVIPFDNILYRGYKGKVAFEMHFVDNKTGLVLYSDVISDTDSQMYSPGVSVNERVLISGAAHNAANKVLEKMNEITPLTGTVLNVDRAEDVVYFDLGYDNGVREGDTYTIYKEGAPLVHPVTGEILGIKETTLGTVKVKDVKSNYSIAEIKKEKSAFKTGDKIKRGE